GCTCCGGTTCTGAGCGACGCGCAATATGCCGGGTACCTGCGCAAGCGGGAGCAGTTGATTTCAGGGGGCCGCGCCGAGATCGGGGACAGGCTGCTCGCCTTTCCCACGGTGCCCTCGCTGCGCCACGCGCTGCCGGTCTACCTGAACGACCAGAATGCGGCGCAGGAACTGAACGCCAGACTGCTCGCCGCCACGATGATCGGGAGCCTGTTGGACTGGCCCGGCCTTGCCGTGCCACTGCGCGACGCGGATGGCCGCGTCGAAGGTTCGATCCTGCTCTCGGCCGCGTCCGGAAATGATGATGGGCTGCTGACTCAGGTCGAACAGCTCATCCCCGCACTTACCCATCCAATCTTCAACATCTAAGGGAGAATGAAATGACAAAGAAAATTTTTGTCGCTTATGGCGTGGATGTCGATGCCGTTGCCGGCTGGCTCGGGTCCTACGGTGGCGAGGACTCGCCCGATGACATCTCGCGCGGAATGTTCGCAGGCGAAGTCGGCTCGCCGCGCCTGCTGAAACTCTTTGAAAAATATGGCATCAAGACCACCTGGTTCATTCCGGGCCACTCGATGGAAACCTTCCCCGAGGAGATGGCATCGGTCGCCAAGGCGGGCCACGAGATCGGCATTCACGGCTACTCGCACGAAAACCCCATTGCGATGACCCGCGAGCAGGAAATGGCGATCCTCGACAAGTCGATCGAACTGGCAACTGCCCTTAGCGGCAAGCGCCCGACCGGCTACGTTGCGCCCTGGTGGGAATTCTCCAATGTCACCAACGAGCTGCTGCTGGAGCGCGGAATCAAATACGACCACTCGCTGATGCACAACGATTTCCACCCCTACCGGGTGCGGGTCGGCGACAGCTGGACCAAAATCGACTACAGCCAGCATCCCGACACCTGGATGAAGCCGCTGGAGCGAGGCGAGGAAACCGACCTGATCGAGATTCCCGCCAACTGGTACCTCGACGATCTGCCGCCGATGATGTTCATCAAGAAAGCACCGAACAGCCACGGTTTCGTCAATCCGCGCGATATCGAGCAGATGTGGAAGGATCAGTTCGATTACGTCTACCGTGAAAACGACTATGCGATTTTCACCATGACCATCCACCCCGATGTCTCGGGCCGTCCGCAGGTTCTGATGATGCACGAGCGGCTGATTGAATACATCAACAGCCACGAGGGTGTGCAATGGGCCACCTTTGACGAGATCGCAGACGACTTTAACGCACGCGCACCGCGCAAAGCGTGATCAAAACGGTGGGGGGGCCTCCCCTCCCACCAAGTCACCAAGCCCAAAGGATAACAGCATGTGCGGATTATGCGGAATTTTTGGCACGGATGATCACTGGAGCGCCGCCGGGTTTGAAACCAGGGCCTCGGCAGATCCGGTGCTGCGGCGACGGGACCGGACGGCGCGGATCGCAGTGGTCAACCGCATGCTCGCACGTCGGCGCATCCAGCTTTCGGACTGGCAGGGGCAGAGCTATATCCTGCGCAATCTGACCGGACGGCAGGCCATTGTCAGCAATGTCACCGAGGTCTGGGCCGCGCTTGAAGCAGAGTTCGGCGGCGGATTTGACCCGCTGGACCCGGCAAACTTTCCCGAAACCCACCCCGAGGCAGGAGCGCTGTCATGACGCGTCGCACGGCGGTTCCCATCACCCTGCTGACCGGCTTTCTGGGGGCCGGCAAAACCACTTGGCTGTCGCGCGCGCTGCAAGATGACACCGCAGGCCGCGTCGCCGTTCTGGTGAATGAGTTCGGGGCGGTTGGCATCGATCACCTGCTGGTGGGCACTATCGCGCCGGATACCGTGCTGCTCGATTCCGGCTGCATCTGCTGCCAGATCCGCGGCGAGCTGAAAGACGCCATCCTGAACCTGATGACGCAGGCGCAAAACGGCGAGGTGCCGCAGTTCGACCGGATTGTCATTGAAACCACCGGGTTGGCGGATCCCTCGCAAATCCTGTCAACGCTGACCTTTGATCCGGTACTGCACAACCAAGTTGTCTTGCAGGACGTGGTTACCGTGGCCGATGCGCTGAACGGGGCCTCGCTGCATGCCAAACAGCCCGAGTGGGTTGCGCAGGTGGCGGCAGCCAGCACAATCCTGCTTTCCAAAACCGATCTCGTGCCGGAGGATCGGTTACTGGGTCTTCAGCTGCGGCTGGGGCTGATCAACCCGACAGCACAGTTGCTGGATGCCCGGCAATGTCCGTCGTTTGCGGATATTGCCAGCGATGGCGTCAATGGACCTGCTCTTACGCGCTCTCGCGCCCCCTCGCACAGCGACGGCACCGGGGCGCAGACTCTTAGCCTCAGCTTCGATGTCCCTCTGGACTGGACTGGTTTTGTCGTTTGGCTGTCGGCGCTCATCCACCGCCATGGCACCAATCTGCTGCGGGTGAAATGCCTGCTTAATTCGCCTGATGGCATCGTCCTGATTGATGGGGTTGGCCACACTTTGCACCACCCGCGTCACCTTGACAGTGCCATGCCTTCCGATCAAAACTCACACCTCGTATTTATAGGGCGCAATCTGGACATGGCGTTGCTGCGTGCTTCGTTTGAAGCTTTTTTAAACGTGAAAACATCCTGACAGACAAAAAGCAGAATGCCGGAACCACTGACATCGCCACCTTTGCACACCAAACCGCCGGTGTTGCGCGTGCTGGGAACCGGGGTGACGCTGATCAACACGATCCTCGCCTCGGCCGAAGCTGATCTGGGCATCCGGCTTGAATTCACCGCTCTGGACGGGATCGAAGCGCAACGTCGTGGTGTGCTGGCACCTGAGAGTTTCGACATTTACGATCAGTGGTTCCACGACCTTGATCTGGTCTGGCCTGCGCGGTCGCTGCGTCCTATCGAGGTAAACCGGATAAGCTGCTGGGACGAGGTCCGCAACTGGCCGGTGTTGCAGAGCGGGTCGGACAGGAGCGTGTCGCGCGGGACGCCCCTGGACCGGTTGTTCGTGCAGGAAAACGGCGAGTTGGGACGTGCGGCATCGAGCCGGATTTCGATGCTGCCGACGGTGTATAATGCCGACAGTTTTGCCATTGTCGGAGACAGCTCCACCCCCGAACCCACCAGCTGGGGCGATCTCTTGTCCGAGCAGTGGCGCGGCAGGGTCGCCATTCAAGCGGATGCAGCCATTGGTGTACCTGACCTGTTGCTGGCATTGCGGGCGCGAGGGGAATTTAAATGCGAAAACCCCGAAAACCTGACCCTCAGCGAAATCGGAAGTTTCATCCGCCTCGTTAAGCAATACCAATTGTCGGGTCATTTCGCCGGTTTCTGGACCGACAGGACGCCTGGTGCCGAGGGGGCCGCAAAACTATCAACGATGTGGTGGTCGAATTACCTATCGCAAAAGGCTAGGGGCATTCCCATCCGGATGTGCGCACCGCGCGAAGGGTATCGCGGCTGGTGCGGCGGTATGGCCCTGTCGCGGCATCTCGACCAGCACACCGAGGAGCTGGCCTACGCGTACCTGAACTGGTGGCTAACCGGCCCAGCGGGCGCGATCATGGCTCGAAATGGTGCCTATATGGCAGCTCCTGGGGCGGCGCGCGCGCATCTGTCAACGGTTGAGTGGGATTTCTGGTATGGAGGCAAACCGGCCGCTTCCGATATTTGTGACGCGTTTGGCAATGTCGTCTATCAGCCGGGAGAGCGCCGCGAAGGCGGCAGCTACGAGAAACGGCAAAGGCAAATCGTGATCTGGAATTCCGTGATGGAGGAGCACAATTTCCTTGTCAGACTATGGGATGTGATCGCCACAGGCGCGTTGATCTAGCGGATCAGGGCCTTTACCAGAAACTGGATTACCAGGGGCACCGTTATTGCAGAAACAAGGGCTCCAAACATCACGTCGGGCGCTGCAAGTGTGGCACATCTTTTTGCGCTTCGGGCCAGAACATAGACATTTGCCGCAGGTGGCAATGATGCCATTAGAACCGCTGTGCCCAACCAGACCGGCTGGTGCTCCAAAACAGGCCAAAGGCAGAGGCCTACCAGCACAGGATGCAGAGCCAGCTTCACAGAAAGGCTGGCTGTGACGCCCGACGAAACTCCTAGCCCTTCTTGACGGGCAAGAGTCAAACCGAGCGAGAACAAAACGCCAGGGGCCGCCGCAGTTGACAGTTACAGCCAGCGTAAACCCGGTGGTACCTAGGCCAAGGGCAATCGCAACGGTCAGGATAATCGGAGGACGCCGGGCATTGCCCAAAGCCACGATCAACCTCTTGGCCGATGCTCCGGCAGCTGGCACCGACCACAAGGACAACAGCACGATGATCTCGGAACAGAAAATCATGGCCGCCTGAAGGCCTGCGTCCTCCCCGAGCAGCTGAACAGAGAGGACCGCTGATATAGCCAATATTGGAGTAGGATCAGAGAAGCCCGGAACCGGCCGTGTCCGCATTCCTTCCTCTACGGCGGCCAAGGGTGGCCGCGAGGAAAAACAAACCTACCGTGAACGCTGAAGTCACGCTCAGCAGCAGTAGGACACAACCGGATGGACTGCGAGCCCTGCTGATTGTGTGAAACAGCAGGGCTCGCATGGCCAAGTAAAACACAAAATTTTCGAGCTAGCCCTGTGCGTTTTCTGATTTGGCTTGGATCCGCTGGGCCAGAAAACCAAGCCCGATGTGGATGAGGAACGGGAACAAGAGGCCAAGGCCAAGCATTACAGTTTATTCCGGTCACCGGGTCTGTAACCGGAGCAGCGGTTATGCACCCAGGCGGCGATCAATCTATGCATTAGCCTGGGCAAACGCGTTTGCCGTTTCCAGATCCGCGAGCGGCGAGAACATCTCAAAGTCGAACTCGTCACGGGGCTTTCCCTGGCGCGCCCTGGAGGGCCAGTCCGGCGATGCCAGTGCGGCCTTGCCGATTGCGACAAAATCGCAATCGCCTTGCGTGATCAGACGTTCTGCCACCTCCGGATCGCCCAGATCACCATTTGCGATCACAAGCAAAGAGGTGAACCTCTTGGCCAGCGCAGTCAGAGATTTGCCCTCT
Above is a window of Leisingera methylohalidivorans DSM 14336 DNA encoding:
- a CDS encoding polysaccharide deacetylase family protein, which encodes MTKKIFVAYGVDVDAVAGWLGSYGGEDSPDDISRGMFAGEVGSPRLLKLFEKYGIKTTWFIPGHSMETFPEEMASVAKAGHEIGIHGYSHENPIAMTREQEMAILDKSIELATALSGKRPTGYVAPWWEFSNVTNELLLERGIKYDHSLMHNDFHPYRVRVGDSWTKIDYSQHPDTWMKPLERGEETDLIEIPANWYLDDLPPMMFIKKAPNSHGFVNPRDIEQMWKDQFDYVYRENDYAIFTMTIHPDVSGRPQVLMMHERLIEYINSHEGVQWATFDEIADDFNARAPRKA
- a CDS encoding CobW family GTP-binding protein — translated: MTRRTAVPITLLTGFLGAGKTTWLSRALQDDTAGRVAVLVNEFGAVGIDHLLVGTIAPDTVLLDSGCICCQIRGELKDAILNLMTQAQNGEVPQFDRIVIETTGLADPSQILSTLTFDPVLHNQVVLQDVVTVADALNGASLHAKQPEWVAQVAAASTILLSKTDLVPEDRLLGLQLRLGLINPTAQLLDARQCPSFADIASDGVNGPALTRSRAPSHSDGTGAQTLSLSFDVPLDWTGFVVWLSALIHRHGTNLLRVKCLLNSPDGIVLIDGVGHTLHHPRHLDSAMPSDQNSHLVFIGRNLDMALLRASFEAFLNVKTS
- a CDS encoding ABC transporter substrate-binding protein, with protein sequence MPEPLTSPPLHTKPPVLRVLGTGVTLINTILASAEADLGIRLEFTALDGIEAQRRGVLAPESFDIYDQWFHDLDLVWPARSLRPIEVNRISCWDEVRNWPVLQSGSDRSVSRGTPLDRLFVQENGELGRAASSRISMLPTVYNADSFAIVGDSSTPEPTSWGDLLSEQWRGRVAIQADAAIGVPDLLLALRARGEFKCENPENLTLSEIGSFIRLVKQYQLSGHFAGFWTDRTPGAEGAAKLSTMWWSNYLSQKARGIPIRMCAPREGYRGWCGGMALSRHLDQHTEELAYAYLNWWLTGPAGAIMARNGAYMAAPGAARAHLSTVEWDFWYGGKPAASDICDAFGNVVYQPGERREGGSYEKRQRQIVIWNSVMEEHNFLVRLWDVIATGALI
- a CDS encoding AEC family transporter, with translation MSTAAAPGVLFSLGLTLARQEGLGVSSGVTASLSVKLALHPVLVGLCLWPVLEHQPVWLGTAVLMASLPPAANVYVLARSAKRCATLAAPDVMFGALVSAITVPLVIQFLVKALIR